The following coding sequences lie in one Arachis hypogaea cultivar Tifrunner chromosome 4, arahy.Tifrunner.gnm2.J5K5, whole genome shotgun sequence genomic window:
- the LOC112796973 gene encoding uncharacterized protein isoform X4 — MESHASASHLMYSVAGKHLVSVGGYIYLWEWRSGELVTKVKATSACSTVSNVSFSSDAKLIITAGEKHLKFWVLGSSRSTQINGTKGRSASIVIHEKPTNLAIHKGSSCIYIASSVWINSSYDNCKQAGDCLPIYALTNSGILYLVHSSLSLKKSVTLKVQKAFALSTSGKLVACACNNGAVQLFTPMSLEYLGNILYSEETAIEQDFQKLLALPDAVACQFSGLDKLVVIYGDHSLYIWDIHDVNQPARCFVLVSHSSCIWDIKNLCCENIHDPSLACTARGCFGGVSFATCSADGTIRLWDLSLQSDLSKDAEERDSSKMELLSSSYLVSAGTFERDAVKANLSKSGFRSLAVSSDGKHLAAGDCRGNLHIYNLQTSDYTCFQGAHDAEILTLSFSQDMSDDIAKNSYFLASGGRDCIIHLYDVDRNFDLIGSIDDHSAAVTSVNITSNSCRILSCSADSFLVLHDVVQAENGHNILQQHRQKASKFGTVYDMAVDWTCENVVTVGQDKKIKIFNTASQKLIRSYTHDKTFGEPIKVIMDPSCTYVVCSFSNKSICIYDFNTGEIVAKAIGHAEIVTGVIFLPDCKRIVSVDGDGCIFVWKLPAPLSSKILRRIMERTDPLGTRNLAQPLSFGHICSAVDCQNSKVNLEGMQSLWNNTQSWDGLLCPKSCHKEASSFKFSISRLPRWAQSKVTSPNSVFKNLNNTSLEADSTSSPEVQMPSDDDSSLPKTLKSQCSSTPYRSFSNIALDNQWRAVYTVCMDSLSSPEMHNLMNTKFQGIPLSLKQDKAAIRKDQNSLGFSSHCENEELGVVSEEQVDFNNSCISSLSSEEISDIKAEQLHLDESVSESKPILEANIGSLHCEEDSDMFKQHFGSLSNTHKTESRNSVVRRFSTRYVVQQDYPGDCKRVFISPVRHITNKSMNSEEKAANYTLSKNRSLQDNEIDELRNSSKQDPKNSPHSLLDLIYELDKCPPEESSTDNKVQEGSNETQGVFEGNEVAETISACKEAFGSLDAAAESVVQLLSKLEKCDGGEASGGAGAQFLNEASQLLPLIIEKVNAVSKLVECRKHGKQGNRLGVPELDQLFAS, encoded by the exons TTGGTATCGGTTGGGGGGTATATTTACCTTTGGGAGTGGCGAAGTGGTGAGCTAGTAACAAAGGTTAAAGCAACTTCAGCCTGCTCTACTGTCTCAAATGTCAGCTTCTCATCGGATGCAAAATTAATCATAACTGCTGGAGAAAAGCACTTGAAATTTTGGGTACTTGGATCATCTAGAAGTACACAAATAAATGGAACAAAGGGCAGGTCAGCATCAATAGTGATACATGAAAAGCCAACAAATCTTGCTATTCATAAAGGAAGCTCTTGTATATATATTGCTTCTTCTGTGTGGATAAATAGCAGCTATGATAATTGTAAACAAGCTGGTGATTGCCTTCCAATTTATGCATTGACCAATTCAG gAATTTTGTACCTTGTTCATTCCAGTTTGTCGCTTAAGAAGTCAGTTACTTTGAAG GTCCAAAAAGCTTTTGCATTATCAACATCCGGAAAGCTAGTTGCTTGTGCCTGCAACAATGGAGCAGTCCAATTATTTACCCCCATGTCTCTAGAATACCTAGGCAACATATTATATTCAGAGGAAACAGCTATTGAACAGGATTTTCAAAAGCTGCTTGCTCTGCCTGATGCTGTTGCATGTCAGTTTTCAGGCTTAGACAAGCTTG TGGTCATTTATGGAGATCATAGTCTCTACATCTGGGACATCCATGATGTGAATCAG CCTGCCAGATGTTTTGTGCTAGTTTCACATTCCTCATGCATATGGGATATCAAGAATCTATGCTGTGAAAACATCCATGATCCGTCCCTAGCATGCACTGCTCGAGGTTGCTTTGGGGGagtttcttttgcaacatgctctGCTGATGGTACAATTAGGCTGTGGGATCTCTCTTTGCAATCTGATTTATCAAAAGATGCTGAAGAGCGTGATTCATCGAAGATGGAACTATTGAGCTCTTCATACCTAG TAAGTGCAGGAACTTTTGAACGGGATGCAGTTAAGGCAAATCTTTCAAAATCAGGATTTCGGTCACTCGCTGTTAGTTCAGATGGAAAGCATCTAGCTGCTGGTGATTGCAGAGGAAATCTCCATATATATAACCTCCAAACTTCAGATTACACATGTTTTCAG GGTGCTCATGATGCAGAGATTCTTACATTAAGCTTTAGCCAGGACATGTCTGATGACATTGCAAAAAACAGCTACTTTCTTGCTTCTGGGGGACGAGATTGCATAATCCATCTGTATGATGTGGACAG AAACTTTGATCTCATTGGCAGCATCGATGATCATTCAGCTGCAGTGACATCTGTGAATATTACCAGCAACAGTTGCAGGATCCTCAGTTGTAGTGCGGATAG TTTCCTAGTTCTCCATGATGTAGTGCAAGCAGAAAATGGTCATAACATTTTACAGCAACATCGTCAAAAGGCTTCAAAATTTGGAACTGTTTATGACATGGCTGTGGATTGGACATGTGAGAATGTTGTCACAGTTGGGCAG GATAAGAAGATAAAGATTTTTAACACAGCTTCTCAGAAGCTAATTCGGTCGTACACTCATGACAAAACTTTTGGAGAACCTATAAAG gTTATAATGGATCCAAGCTGCACTTATGTTGTGTGCTCGTTCTctaacaagtccatctgcatatATGACTTCAACACTGGAGAGATAGTTGCAAAGGCCATTGGGCATGCTGAAATTGTAACTGGTGTCATCTTCTTGCCTGATTGCAAGCGCATAGTTTCA GTAGATGGTGATGGGTGTATTTTTGTATGGAAATTGCCTGCCCCACTGTCTTCTAAGATATTGAGGAGAATAATGGAAAGAACTGATCCATTGGGTACAAGGAATTTAGCTCAGCCTCTCTCTTTTGGTCATATATGTAGTGCAGTGGATTGTCAGAACTCCAAGGTCAATCTTGAGGGTATGCAGTCATTATGGAACAACACTCAAAGCTGGGATGGATTACTTTGCCCAAAGAGTTGTCATAAAGAGGCTTCATCTTTTAAATTTAGCATTTCTAGACTTCCAAGATGGGCACAATCAAAAGTGACCAGCCCCAACTCTGTCTTCAAGAATCTTAACAATACTTCATTAGAG GCAGATAGTACTTCATCCCCAGAAGTTCAAATGCCATCTGATGATGATTCTTCATTGCCAAAGACTCTGAAATCTCAATGTTCTTCAACCCCTTACAGAAGTTTTAG CAATATTGCTTTGGACAACCAGTGGCGTGCTGTTTACACTGTTTGCATGGACTCTCTTTCCTCCCCGGAAATGCACAATCTTATGAACACAAAGTTTCAAGGGATTCCCTTAAGTTTAA AACAGGATAAGGCTGCAATTAGGAAGGACCAGAATTCATTAGGTTTCAGTAGCCATTGTGAAAATGAAGAGTTGGGTGTTGTTTCAGAAGAGCAAGTTGACTTCAATAATAGTTGTATTTCTTCTTTGTCTTCTGAAGAAATTTCTGATATAAAAGCAGAGCAGCTCCATTTAGATGAATCTGTAAGTGAGTCAAAACCAATTCTTGAAGCTAACATTGGCAGTTTGCATTGTGAAGAAGACAGTGATATGTTTAAGCAACATTTTGGCAGCTTATCAAATACACACAAG ACAGAGTCAAGAAATTCGGTAGTTAGAAGGTTTTCTACAAGGTATGTTGTGCAGCAGGATTACCCAGGAGATTGCAAGAGAGTATTTATCAGTCCTGtcagacatataactaataaaagcaTGAACTCTGAGGAAAAAGCTGCAAATTATACCCTATCCAAAAACAGATCCTTGCAGGACAACGAAATTGACGAATTAAGAAATTCTTCTAAGCAG GACCCCAAGAATTCACCACATAGTTTATTAGATTTAATATATGAATTAGACAAATGCCCTCCTGAGGAAAGTTCAACTGATAATAAGGTGCAAGAAGGAAGCAATGAGACACAAGGTGTTTTTGAAGGGAATGAAGTAGCAGAGACCATATCTGCATGCAAAGAAGCATTTGGTAGCTTGGATGCTGCAGCCGAGAGTGTGGTGCAATTGTTGTCGAAATTAGAAAAATGCGACGGAGGCGAAGCTTCCGGGGGAGCTGGGGCTCAATTTTTGAATGAGGCATCTCAGCTACTTCCACTCATTATTGAGAAAGTCAATGCAGTTTCTAAATTGGTGGAATGCAGGAAGCATGGTAAGCAAGGAAATAGACTAGGTGTTCCAGAATTGGATCAATTGTTTGCAAGTTAG
- the LOC112796973 gene encoding uncharacterized protein isoform X6 has product MEQRAGILYLVHSSLSLKKSVTLKVQKAFALSTSGKLVACACNNGAVQLFTPMSLEYLGNILYSEETAIEQDFQKLLALPDAVACQFSGLDKLVVIYGDHSLYIWDIHDVNQPARCFVLVSHSSCIWDIKNLCCENIHDPSLACTARGCFGGVSFATCSADGTIRLWDLSLQSDLSKDAEERDSSKMELLSSSYLVSAGTFERDAVKANLSKSGFRSLAVSSDGKHLAAGDCRGNLHIYNLQTSDYTCFQGAHDAEILTLSFSQDMSDDIAKNSYFLASGGRDCIIHLYDVDRNFDLIGSIDDHSAAVTSVNITSNSCRILSCSADSFLVLHDVVQAENGHNILQQHRQKASKFGTVYDMAVDWTCENVVTVGQDKKIKIFNTASQKLIRSYTHDKTFGEPIKVIMDPSCTYVVCSFSNKSICIYDFNTGEIVAKAIGHAEIVTGVIFLPDCKRIVSVDGDGCIFVWKLPAPLSSKILRRIMERTDPLGTRNLAQPLSFGHICSAVDCQNSKVNLEGMQSLWNNTQSWDGLLCPKSCHKEASSFKFSISRLPRWAQSKVTSPNSVFKNLNNTSLEADSTSSPEVQMPSDDDSSLPKTLKSQCSSTPYRSFSNIALDNQWRAVYTVCMDSLSSPEMHNLMNTKFQGIPLSLKQDKAAIRKDQNSLGFSSHCENEELGVVSEEQVDFNNSCISSLSSEEISDIKAEQLHLDESVSESKPILEANIGSLHCEEDSDMFKQHFGSLSNTHKTESRNSVVRRFSTRYVVQQDYPGDCKRVFISPVRHITNKSMNSEEKAANYTLSKNRSLQDNEIDELRNSSKQDPKNSPHSLLDLIYELDKCPPEESSTDNKVQEGSNETQGVFEGNEVAETISACKEAFGSLDAAAESVVQLLSKLEKCDGGEASGGAGAQFLNEASQLLPLIIEKVNAVSKLVECRKHGKQGNRLGVPELDQLFAS; this is encoded by the exons ATGGAACAAAGGGCAG gAATTTTGTACCTTGTTCATTCCAGTTTGTCGCTTAAGAAGTCAGTTACTTTGAAG GTCCAAAAAGCTTTTGCATTATCAACATCCGGAAAGCTAGTTGCTTGTGCCTGCAACAATGGAGCAGTCCAATTATTTACCCCCATGTCTCTAGAATACCTAGGCAACATATTATATTCAGAGGAAACAGCTATTGAACAGGATTTTCAAAAGCTGCTTGCTCTGCCTGATGCTGTTGCATGTCAGTTTTCAGGCTTAGACAAGCTTG TGGTCATTTATGGAGATCATAGTCTCTACATCTGGGACATCCATGATGTGAATCAG CCTGCCAGATGTTTTGTGCTAGTTTCACATTCCTCATGCATATGGGATATCAAGAATCTATGCTGTGAAAACATCCATGATCCGTCCCTAGCATGCACTGCTCGAGGTTGCTTTGGGGGagtttcttttgcaacatgctctGCTGATGGTACAATTAGGCTGTGGGATCTCTCTTTGCAATCTGATTTATCAAAAGATGCTGAAGAGCGTGATTCATCGAAGATGGAACTATTGAGCTCTTCATACCTAG TAAGTGCAGGAACTTTTGAACGGGATGCAGTTAAGGCAAATCTTTCAAAATCAGGATTTCGGTCACTCGCTGTTAGTTCAGATGGAAAGCATCTAGCTGCTGGTGATTGCAGAGGAAATCTCCATATATATAACCTCCAAACTTCAGATTACACATGTTTTCAG GGTGCTCATGATGCAGAGATTCTTACATTAAGCTTTAGCCAGGACATGTCTGATGACATTGCAAAAAACAGCTACTTTCTTGCTTCTGGGGGACGAGATTGCATAATCCATCTGTATGATGTGGACAG AAACTTTGATCTCATTGGCAGCATCGATGATCATTCAGCTGCAGTGACATCTGTGAATATTACCAGCAACAGTTGCAGGATCCTCAGTTGTAGTGCGGATAG TTTCCTAGTTCTCCATGATGTAGTGCAAGCAGAAAATGGTCATAACATTTTACAGCAACATCGTCAAAAGGCTTCAAAATTTGGAACTGTTTATGACATGGCTGTGGATTGGACATGTGAGAATGTTGTCACAGTTGGGCAG GATAAGAAGATAAAGATTTTTAACACAGCTTCTCAGAAGCTAATTCGGTCGTACACTCATGACAAAACTTTTGGAGAACCTATAAAG gTTATAATGGATCCAAGCTGCACTTATGTTGTGTGCTCGTTCTctaacaagtccatctgcatatATGACTTCAACACTGGAGAGATAGTTGCAAAGGCCATTGGGCATGCTGAAATTGTAACTGGTGTCATCTTCTTGCCTGATTGCAAGCGCATAGTTTCA GTAGATGGTGATGGGTGTATTTTTGTATGGAAATTGCCTGCCCCACTGTCTTCTAAGATATTGAGGAGAATAATGGAAAGAACTGATCCATTGGGTACAAGGAATTTAGCTCAGCCTCTCTCTTTTGGTCATATATGTAGTGCAGTGGATTGTCAGAACTCCAAGGTCAATCTTGAGGGTATGCAGTCATTATGGAACAACACTCAAAGCTGGGATGGATTACTTTGCCCAAAGAGTTGTCATAAAGAGGCTTCATCTTTTAAATTTAGCATTTCTAGACTTCCAAGATGGGCACAATCAAAAGTGACCAGCCCCAACTCTGTCTTCAAGAATCTTAACAATACTTCATTAGAG GCAGATAGTACTTCATCCCCAGAAGTTCAAATGCCATCTGATGATGATTCTTCATTGCCAAAGACTCTGAAATCTCAATGTTCTTCAACCCCTTACAGAAGTTTTAG CAATATTGCTTTGGACAACCAGTGGCGTGCTGTTTACACTGTTTGCATGGACTCTCTTTCCTCCCCGGAAATGCACAATCTTATGAACACAAAGTTTCAAGGGATTCCCTTAAGTTTAA AACAGGATAAGGCTGCAATTAGGAAGGACCAGAATTCATTAGGTTTCAGTAGCCATTGTGAAAATGAAGAGTTGGGTGTTGTTTCAGAAGAGCAAGTTGACTTCAATAATAGTTGTATTTCTTCTTTGTCTTCTGAAGAAATTTCTGATATAAAAGCAGAGCAGCTCCATTTAGATGAATCTGTAAGTGAGTCAAAACCAATTCTTGAAGCTAACATTGGCAGTTTGCATTGTGAAGAAGACAGTGATATGTTTAAGCAACATTTTGGCAGCTTATCAAATACACACAAG ACAGAGTCAAGAAATTCGGTAGTTAGAAGGTTTTCTACAAGGTATGTTGTGCAGCAGGATTACCCAGGAGATTGCAAGAGAGTATTTATCAGTCCTGtcagacatataactaataaaagcaTGAACTCTGAGGAAAAAGCTGCAAATTATACCCTATCCAAAAACAGATCCTTGCAGGACAACGAAATTGACGAATTAAGAAATTCTTCTAAGCAG GACCCCAAGAATTCACCACATAGTTTATTAGATTTAATATATGAATTAGACAAATGCCCTCCTGAGGAAAGTTCAACTGATAATAAGGTGCAAGAAGGAAGCAATGAGACACAAGGTGTTTTTGAAGGGAATGAAGTAGCAGAGACCATATCTGCATGCAAAGAAGCATTTGGTAGCTTGGATGCTGCAGCCGAGAGTGTGGTGCAATTGTTGTCGAAATTAGAAAAATGCGACGGAGGCGAAGCTTCCGGGGGAGCTGGGGCTCAATTTTTGAATGAGGCATCTCAGCTACTTCCACTCATTATTGAGAAAGTCAATGCAGTTTCTAAATTGGTGGAATGCAGGAAGCATGGTAAGCAAGGAAATAGACTAGGTGTTCCAGAATTGGATCAATTGTTTGCAAGTTAG
- the LOC112796973 gene encoding uncharacterized protein isoform X5 translates to MESHASASHLMYSVAGKHLVSVGGYIYLWEWRSGELVTKVKATSACSTVSNVSFSSDAKLIITAGEKHLKFWVLGSSRSTQINGTKGRSASIVIHEKPTNLAIHKGSSCIYIASSVWINSSYDNCKQAGDCLPIYALTNSGILYLVHSSLSLKKSVTLKVQKAFALSTSGKLVACACNNGAVQLFTPMSLEYLGNILYSEETAIEQDFQKLLALPDAVACQFSGLDKLVVIYGDHSLYIWDIHDVNQPARCFVLVSHSSCIWDIKNLCCENIHDPSLACTARGCFGGVSFATCSADGTIRLWDLSLQSDLSKDAEERDSSKMELLSSSYLVSAGTFERDAVKANLSKSGFRSLAVSSDGKHLAAGDCRGNLHIYNLQTSDYTCFQGAHDAEILTLSFSQDMSDDIAKNSYFLASGGRDCIIHLYDVDRNFDLIGSIDDHSAAVTSVNITSNSCRILSCSADSFLVLHDVVQAENGHNILQQHRQKASKFGTVYDMAVDWTCENVVTVGQDKKIKIFNTASQKLIRSYTHDKTFGEPIKVIMDPSCTYVVCSFSNKSICIYDFNTGEIVAKAIGHAEIVTGVIFLPDCKRIVSVDGDGCIFVWKLPAPLSSKILRRIMERTDPLGTRNLAQPLSFGHICSAVDCQNSKVNLEGMQSLWNNTQSWDGLLCPKSCHKEASSFKFSISRLPRWAQSKVTSPNSVFKNLNNTSLEADSTSSPEVQMPSDDDSSLPKTLKSQCSSTPYRSFSNIALDNQWRAVYTVCMDSLSSPEMHNLMNTKFQGIPLSLKQDKAAIRKDQNSLGFSSHCENEELGVVSEEQVDFNNSCISSLSSEEISDIKAEQLHLDESVSESKPILEANIGSLHCEEDSDMFKQHFGSLSNTHKTESRNSVVRRFSTRYVVQQDYPGDCKRVFISPVRHITNKSMNSEEKAANYTLSKNRSLQDNEIDELRNSSKQVQEGSNETQGVFEGNEVAETISACKEAFGSLDAAAESVVQLLSKLEKCDGGEASGGAGAQFLNEASQLLPLIIEKVNAVSKLVECRKHGKQGNRLGVPELDQLFAS, encoded by the exons TTGGTATCGGTTGGGGGGTATATTTACCTTTGGGAGTGGCGAAGTGGTGAGCTAGTAACAAAGGTTAAAGCAACTTCAGCCTGCTCTACTGTCTCAAATGTCAGCTTCTCATCGGATGCAAAATTAATCATAACTGCTGGAGAAAAGCACTTGAAATTTTGGGTACTTGGATCATCTAGAAGTACACAAATAAATGGAACAAAGGGCAGGTCAGCATCAATAGTGATACATGAAAAGCCAACAAATCTTGCTATTCATAAAGGAAGCTCTTGTATATATATTGCTTCTTCTGTGTGGATAAATAGCAGCTATGATAATTGTAAACAAGCTGGTGATTGCCTTCCAATTTATGCATTGACCAATTCAG gAATTTTGTACCTTGTTCATTCCAGTTTGTCGCTTAAGAAGTCAGTTACTTTGAAG GTCCAAAAAGCTTTTGCATTATCAACATCCGGAAAGCTAGTTGCTTGTGCCTGCAACAATGGAGCAGTCCAATTATTTACCCCCATGTCTCTAGAATACCTAGGCAACATATTATATTCAGAGGAAACAGCTATTGAACAGGATTTTCAAAAGCTGCTTGCTCTGCCTGATGCTGTTGCATGTCAGTTTTCAGGCTTAGACAAGCTTG TGGTCATTTATGGAGATCATAGTCTCTACATCTGGGACATCCATGATGTGAATCAG CCTGCCAGATGTTTTGTGCTAGTTTCACATTCCTCATGCATATGGGATATCAAGAATCTATGCTGTGAAAACATCCATGATCCGTCCCTAGCATGCACTGCTCGAGGTTGCTTTGGGGGagtttcttttgcaacatgctctGCTGATGGTACAATTAGGCTGTGGGATCTCTCTTTGCAATCTGATTTATCAAAAGATGCTGAAGAGCGTGATTCATCGAAGATGGAACTATTGAGCTCTTCATACCTAG TAAGTGCAGGAACTTTTGAACGGGATGCAGTTAAGGCAAATCTTTCAAAATCAGGATTTCGGTCACTCGCTGTTAGTTCAGATGGAAAGCATCTAGCTGCTGGTGATTGCAGAGGAAATCTCCATATATATAACCTCCAAACTTCAGATTACACATGTTTTCAG GGTGCTCATGATGCAGAGATTCTTACATTAAGCTTTAGCCAGGACATGTCTGATGACATTGCAAAAAACAGCTACTTTCTTGCTTCTGGGGGACGAGATTGCATAATCCATCTGTATGATGTGGACAG AAACTTTGATCTCATTGGCAGCATCGATGATCATTCAGCTGCAGTGACATCTGTGAATATTACCAGCAACAGTTGCAGGATCCTCAGTTGTAGTGCGGATAG TTTCCTAGTTCTCCATGATGTAGTGCAAGCAGAAAATGGTCATAACATTTTACAGCAACATCGTCAAAAGGCTTCAAAATTTGGAACTGTTTATGACATGGCTGTGGATTGGACATGTGAGAATGTTGTCACAGTTGGGCAG GATAAGAAGATAAAGATTTTTAACACAGCTTCTCAGAAGCTAATTCGGTCGTACACTCATGACAAAACTTTTGGAGAACCTATAAAG gTTATAATGGATCCAAGCTGCACTTATGTTGTGTGCTCGTTCTctaacaagtccatctgcatatATGACTTCAACACTGGAGAGATAGTTGCAAAGGCCATTGGGCATGCTGAAATTGTAACTGGTGTCATCTTCTTGCCTGATTGCAAGCGCATAGTTTCA GTAGATGGTGATGGGTGTATTTTTGTATGGAAATTGCCTGCCCCACTGTCTTCTAAGATATTGAGGAGAATAATGGAAAGAACTGATCCATTGGGTACAAGGAATTTAGCTCAGCCTCTCTCTTTTGGTCATATATGTAGTGCAGTGGATTGTCAGAACTCCAAGGTCAATCTTGAGGGTATGCAGTCATTATGGAACAACACTCAAAGCTGGGATGGATTACTTTGCCCAAAGAGTTGTCATAAAGAGGCTTCATCTTTTAAATTTAGCATTTCTAGACTTCCAAGATGGGCACAATCAAAAGTGACCAGCCCCAACTCTGTCTTCAAGAATCTTAACAATACTTCATTAGAG GCAGATAGTACTTCATCCCCAGAAGTTCAAATGCCATCTGATGATGATTCTTCATTGCCAAAGACTCTGAAATCTCAATGTTCTTCAACCCCTTACAGAAGTTTTAG CAATATTGCTTTGGACAACCAGTGGCGTGCTGTTTACACTGTTTGCATGGACTCTCTTTCCTCCCCGGAAATGCACAATCTTATGAACACAAAGTTTCAAGGGATTCCCTTAAGTTTAA AACAGGATAAGGCTGCAATTAGGAAGGACCAGAATTCATTAGGTTTCAGTAGCCATTGTGAAAATGAAGAGTTGGGTGTTGTTTCAGAAGAGCAAGTTGACTTCAATAATAGTTGTATTTCTTCTTTGTCTTCTGAAGAAATTTCTGATATAAAAGCAGAGCAGCTCCATTTAGATGAATCTGTAAGTGAGTCAAAACCAATTCTTGAAGCTAACATTGGCAGTTTGCATTGTGAAGAAGACAGTGATATGTTTAAGCAACATTTTGGCAGCTTATCAAATACACACAAG ACAGAGTCAAGAAATTCGGTAGTTAGAAGGTTTTCTACAAGGTATGTTGTGCAGCAGGATTACCCAGGAGATTGCAAGAGAGTATTTATCAGTCCTGtcagacatataactaataaaagcaTGAACTCTGAGGAAAAAGCTGCAAATTATACCCTATCCAAAAACAGATCCTTGCAGGACAACGAAATTGACGAATTAAGAAATTCTTCTAAGCAG GTGCAAGAAGGAAGCAATGAGACACAAGGTGTTTTTGAAGGGAATGAAGTAGCAGAGACCATATCTGCATGCAAAGAAGCATTTGGTAGCTTGGATGCTGCAGCCGAGAGTGTGGTGCAATTGTTGTCGAAATTAGAAAAATGCGACGGAGGCGAAGCTTCCGGGGGAGCTGGGGCTCAATTTTTGAATGAGGCATCTCAGCTACTTCCACTCATTATTGAGAAAGTCAATGCAGTTTCTAAATTGGTGGAATGCAGGAAGCATGGTAAGCAAGGAAATAGACTAGGTGTTCCAGAATTGGATCAATTGTTTGCAAGTTAG